The genome window TGCTGAGTAGTGGATCTCTCTCTTCCATGAGAAATGGATCCCCCACTCCAGGATTGTCAGTATCACAGACTATTCCCCCCTTGGGATGATCGATGAGCCTCTTAAGCCCAGGATGCCTCAGCAGGAGATTACCAACGAAGAGGAGAATTATGAGAATGTCCTCTGGGGGTGCAACGAGTGTCAACCTGGCTAGTCTCTTGGCGAAGGCTGCGACGAGCGCCTCTGGTAGATGGGTAGAGCTCAGGAAGAGGTCTGAGAGGTAGAACAGCCTTGCTTTGTACTTTGTGTGAAATATTTCTGGCTCGAACATGGAGTAGAGCTTGGTGAAGATGTTGGGGTATTCGAGATTGTGCTTGGTGACGAGAAGGAACACCCCCTGGAGTGCGAGGAGGCCAATGGGGCCGTCTGCGTCGAGCGAATCCATGAGGAAGTCGGTGAGGAGCACTGGCTTCTCCAGGTGTGGCATTATCCTCTCAAGGAGAACGATGAGAAGGTGCTTGTGAAGCTGGGGCGATAGCTCCCAGTGCATTATGCAGGACCAAGTTTTGTTGAGAGTTCTTCTCACGGATTGCTGATCCCAGGTGAAGGTGCAGGTGCCCTCGCGGCCACAGAGAAGCTCTTGGGGTGGCTCGTCCTCGGTGGGAAGGGGGATTTTGTCTATCAGGTCGAGGAGATTCTTGATAAAGAGGTCTGGAGGCTGCCGTTTTGGGGTTAATGGTGGCAGGGACTTCCAGGTGTAATAGAGGGCATCTCTGTAGGTGGTTATTTCTTGGAAACGAGATAGCAGGGAGGCGTTATCTCGGTCAGGGGACAGGAGTCGCATTAGCAGGGGCTTCAGACGGTGCAGGGGAAAGTAGTAGGATAAGTCACCTGTTGGCTCCGTCGGGGTTTTGCCTTCTTGAGAGAGGAGCTTCAGACAGGTGGAGAGGGACTGCAGCTGGAGGGAAGGACGGGAAACGGAAATGAAGGACAGGAGCTTCTCCCAGAGTTCCTCGTAGCAGTTTCGAAGCCATGTGGTATATCGCACTTCCGGGCTTGGTTCTGGAATAATTTCAACCGATCAGATGGAGATGTTTGTATTTTCGGGTGCTCGTTAAATGTTTCATTTTCACGTTAATTGTTCACAGCGAACAcggctttttcatttttctcgtcTTCAATTTCTCACTAAATTGaaactaattattttttaggtTAAGTTCAAGTCTATTAAATAGACAGCTCGAAATAATTATAACAACTTCCCTAATGGACTCCATCATCGACTATTGATTTTCCTATTGCATGTGCACTAAAGGACAACATGAGGAGTAATATTATTCTCCAAAGTTTAAGAATAAAAACGTCATGTAATCCTCAGGTAAACCGTCTGAACCCCGCAACATTTTTATAActcagtgaataaaaaaaatctctaacCCCCTTAAAATAGCTCTCGTCATTCCTGAACCCCTAGAATCACGGCTGATCTCGAGATCTCTCACTCAGGTTGTCAAATACTTCACAATACCTCACAGTTAATCGCAAAACTCATCAAAACTGATTTACACTCCTGAAATTCAGAGATATTGTTCAACGTCTGCATTTTTTGGGCCACAAAGATCATCCAAAAGAGCAGAAAGCTTCGTAAAACTCTAGATTACCTGAAATAGTCAGCGATATTGTTCTCTCCAAGTACATATCTCCCCTCTTCAGCAGCTCCAAGAAGATGGTCTCCAGAGTGAGAATTCCCAAAGTCCCGCAGTCCTGCAAAAATCCATTGAGTTACTTTATCCTaacctaaaaaaaatccaaaaatctgAGGATTCTCGGAGATACTCACGTCCAACTGGTTGATAATATCTACGAGGTTGTTCGCGTGCTTCCTGGATGCCAGGAACTCCTGCGCTTTATGCCTAAGCTGTTTGGAGGACATCCTGATCGCCTGAGGATCACCGGGATGTGGACAATCGACTGTCGCCATAATTCGAGAACTGATTGCTGAAAGGTAGACACTTGGAGGAGGTATCGGCACCCTCGTGCCCACATTGGTATGCAGATGGCCgacaagtgattttttttcgcgaaaTAAACTTATTTTATCGTTTGTACTAGGCTTGTAGCCGTTTGCACTGagctttaaatatttcagtagtTTCTCATTtatgtttaaataaataatgtaagtAGTAAATAATGTAAAATTCGAATGTAGATAATCTACGGGTCATTTCCGAGTTTACAGATATTGCAGATACATAAAGAGCACGCGTGTTCTCTATGTGGCACACAGACGTCGCCACTTacattatttgtttaaaaattaatgagaaaatacCGAAAGATTTTAAGCCAGTACAAACGCGTACGAACCTAGAACAAACGATAGAATCCGTTTATTTTGCGAAAAGCAATAAACTGTCGGCTATCTACATACGATCCAATCAAGGCCAACCGCCCACTACAGTCTGATTAACTGAATTAAATGGTGTTATCATCGCGTAGCAGTCACTAGTGATAAATATCGTTATTTCAATCCACAACCAAAATCTAAAtactttttatgaaatttatggCGCATTGAAATACCCAGAGGCTCGTTAAGTCTTGATATTGTTATTACCAAGTGGAAGGACTGCTGtgatccccaaaaaatgtgcGAGTGACAGATGAGCGATTAATGCTGCATTCTTGAACCTCCACCACACACCTGTCAActcagaataaataaacaagatGACTGCAACTCTGGTAAGTGAATTGGACCTCGTCAGAGCAGAATGAAAGGGAGGGTAACAATATTTCATTCCAGGACCTGAAGAAATTTCTGCATCAGCTGTTGGCGAGTGTCGAGGGGCTCCACAGCATATTGATAACAGATCGTGATGGTGTGCCAGTAGTGTCGGTGGCTAGTGATAAGGCACCAGAGCTAGCCATGAGGGCAAGCTTTCTGTCTACTTTTGGAATGGCAACTGATCAGGGGAGTAAACTGGGACTCGGGAAGAACAAGACTATTATTTGTATGTACAGTAGTTACCAGGTAAATCCATCACTTATTTTTGTCAACAACTATTTCAACCAAAATACCACTTTAGATTGCAAAAATCTCCTAATCACTAACTTAACCGCATTTTGTTGtatcgaattatttttaagaattatcGCTTCAGGTGGTGCAGATGAACAAGCTACCTCTAGTCGTGAGTTTCATAGCCTCTCACGGTTGCAACACCGGACACATTCTCTCGTTGGAGAGCCGAATCGATCCCATTCTGAGTAACTTAAAAAATGCTGTTGTGGAAGCCTGATGGTTACCCGTCGTTCACTACGGGTGATAAAATCCTTGTGACGAAGAAAACTAAATGAATGAGAAAGCGAATTTTTTCTAACTCGTAAAACGAGGCCGATCACGAATGAACCTTTATCGAACGTCGTTCACACGGACTCAATCGTTGAAAATAGGAGAGAAACCGGTCGATTGCACCCTTGAAGTCGTCATTAACTGAACGAATCACGAAGAATTTAGtgatattcgttggaagtgAACGAGACATTCTATATCAAACTTATATAAATTTTACAATGGGTGTAtaaagagaataattttcaagactATTCGTAAGATTGTTTATTGAATCTGTATATTAAaagaatattattaaaaatgttaGTATGTCATAATTTACAATAATACTTTCACATCTCTGGAATACTCACAACAATTaacaaattcaatatttgGAGGTTATACATTGAAGAATGGGGCACGAAAGTGAGGTTAGAACACTAACCTTCATTCCCACTCCCATAAGCTTTCACCTCACTGCACAACCTTAATAAATTCTCCTGATGAAGAGCTCTGAGACGTTTCGAAATACTGAGAATCTTTTTTTATGGttctattttcaaattataataattttaaattattatcatgTTTGTTAGGAGTGCCCCttcaagaaattatttttattacaaaaaatcaagtcctAATTTGGCCCACAGCCTGAGTATCACTCGTCAACCCCCTAGAGGGGATAGGCAAGTGGTTGACCCCCAAGGGCGTCTAAAATATTCTGCGCAGCAACAGCAGACATTTCTTCCCTTGTCTTGACAGTGGCAGATCCAAGATGTGGCACAATCTCAAAATTCGGTAGTCTCAGGAGTTCGTGGTCTTTTGGCAGTGGCTCAGGATCAATAACGTCCACCCCTGCCGCGAATATCGTCCTCTCCTTGAGCGCCTTCAGGAGAGAGCTCGTCTTAACAACAGCTCCACGCCCGACATTAACGAGAACAGCGGTTTTCTTCATTTTACTGAAAGCCGCGTCGTTGAACAATCCCCGCGTTTCGATTGTCAACGGCACAGCAACGACGATGAAGTCACTATGCGTAAGGATGTCGTCGAGAGAGACGAACTCAGCTCCCAGTTCATCACCAGCTTTTTTCGGGCTGTGCCCGGTGTACAAGAATTTTCGAACTGCAAAACCGACTAGACGTTTCACCACCTCTTGGCCAATACCTCCTAGACCAACTATTCCCACCGTTGAACCACGAAGGTCGTGGCCAAGAAGCCACTGGGGACCACTTCCGCTCTTTCCCCTGGAAGAATTGACGTTTGcaaatttaattaacgatGTTATCTCTCGTCATTCAagcgagaaaaataaaaagatattGACCTGGTTCTTTCTATTGAATGTCATGcagaaatgaacaaaaaataataattcaaaggaTTATAAAACTTTTATGACAAATGAGAATTCActggaattttgaaaaataaaatgaatcattTGAATTACTCTTCGAGAAGAGCACGACCCTCGTGTGCCCGTCTTGCAGCATTCAGCAAGAGCATCACCGCAATCTCAGCAACTGCAGCACTGAGAACCTGGGGCGTATGTCCAACTTGAATTCCCCTCCGTTTGATCTCGGGGACATCGAGGTGATCGTACCCAGCTGACATTGTCGACACGACCTTCAGTTTAGGACCTTCGCGACAAGATTCTTCATTATCACTGGAACGCTTGTGAAGTGCGAGATAATCGCAAGAGTACATTTATCTTCACGGAGTTATATAttgcgtaaaaattacgtatattCTGCGATTCCCAAGTGAAGTTTTGTTGTCGAAAATTTTGCAAATCTGCCACGTAATTCTTTCAGaacatttcgtaatttttagggAACCTTTTCTCtcgatgaattgaaaaatgaaaaaaaatcataccaGCGATATCAAGAAATTCGGAATTGACGTTGACGTGTCCGGAGAGAAATACACCATCGTGTCCAGGAAGAGCCGCGAATACTTGGGCTTGTGTTGGTGAGACATATGGTAAAATGGTAACATCACATCTGGAAATacggaattataaaaaaagtgTAGGGAATGAAGAAAACCGCAGATTTTTTTCCAGGAAAATATTTAGTTcctggaaaaataatcaagaaaattcGTGACAGCGCACTTTTCCGATGTTCGTTTTGTCATGGAATTGCTCAGGCACAAGAACTCAATTCCTCTTCCGCGAAGCAATGAAACCACTTCCTCGAAGTAATAACAAAGTCAATTGAAAATGCCGACATTACAGATCAAGGTGAACCTCGAGCCGGTGTTAACGAACATCTAATAATAATCAAGAAAATAGAGTCTCACGTGTTGCCCAGCAATTCCAATCCTGCTTTCGGTGTATCGCAGCTGGTAACAAGAACCTTCGGCCTCGACATGATTGCTTCGACCACTGACATATTACTGATTGTAAGCGATAAACTCTCCGATATAAACTCTACTATCACAAAAACAAACTAATGGTGAGGCCTCCGGTGGAGCGTTTTATACCGAATGTTAGAAATATGAACGGGATCTTCGGCGCAGGCGCATTCATCGAAAAACCACAGCGATAACTTCCCGAAATTACCGCAGACATTTGTTTTTGAGTGTCATTGCCCTGCGAGGCacttcgaaaaaaatatttaccagGGGCTGGAACACTTTTAGACTTCTTTCGCTTCCGGATGGAGGAATTCCTCCGAGTTCTGGCAAAGAGTCgtatcaggattttttttattttcccggGAACTTGAGGTAAAAAGGTATATGATACCTTATCGAAGTGGGCAATAGTTTTTCTGTTCAGGTTGACACTGAGCTACAAATTTCTGGGTTTATGTCCTAGATGGGGCTCCAGGTGACGGTGAACATTTTCTTTTCGTTCCTGATCTGGAGTCAGGTTTTCTCAGCATCTAGGGGGCGAATTAAGGCAGAATTACCAATTAATTGgcgaaagaaaattgaatttgataTGAGTCAATTTCCCCGCTGCCAAAAATCAAAGTCTGGCTTTTGATGGCGATGAAACttttatttcaatgtttttcgGAATTCTGAATGTTTATTGATATTTAGAGAATCaattaaaacgaaaaaacttATTACTCACAGTATTATCAGCGCGTAGGACGTGAATCAATGATTACGAATCCCTAAAATAGGCAATCCATTGTCAATGGTGTCCTACTCCCCTGTTACTCGACGTTTCGAAATGCCTCTGAAGCGTTACAATTCACCCAGAAACTCCAAACTCCCTGTACAATACGAATTACACCAGTTCTATTACGCGTAACTCGGTGCACTTTATTTCCGAGTCGGTGTTATCTAGATCTGTTCCTGTCGGCACATAAATTCCTGATATGGTGAACGACGATTGTCGTCAATTCGAATCCTCTCTAACGTTATAATTACGCTTGTCCGGGGGATCAATAGCGATTCTGTGACATTTTCCGTTGACAAATGATCAGGATTTCAAGTCCAAAATCGTCACGTTGATTTTGCCCATTAATTTTTGAGGGATAAAATCGTCCCCTCTAcggggtgaattttttttacgtttttttctgttcatttttCGATATTCTTCTGTCACGTGGATGGAGACGACATCCGGCTGGGTCAAATGGACATGAACTTGTCCGTCACTCGGAGAAAAGTAACGTCTTTTATCATCAGAACAGCAGGAAGACGAAGAGGTGGCAGAAAGCTGTGGCGCGCCTCTCCGAGGATTTCCTTTCCACTTGCTCTAGAGTTCATAATGAACTAAAAAAGTATTGCATATATTACTGCTATTTCTGTTAATTAATTAGCGATATGACGTATTCGGAATCGGttcttaattttattaatcaacagttttttattgttctttttctctcaatcGGGGATTATTTAGGAATGAATTactgaaatgaataaatatctGTCATAATTATCTGTCAAATAGACATATTCCCATGCTGACCACTCAATACCTATTAGTATTGAAATCAAATCCATTCAATTCGTAATTAGGTCTTTCCAGGAAGTAATTATTACTTTTagtaaaaatgtgaaaacattgtTTTATCTCTCTtgaaatgtttttaatgaCTAGATAACGCAACctttgaagaattttcatgTCTCACCTGCCTCCCGGATGATTTGAAATGTCTTTTGTAGTGATGTCTCCTACAAGGGAAGTAAAACAGGTATTGAATTGAGTGgtcgatattttttctatcagGACAGCAGAATGCAGCGGACATGTTTCTATTGTGGCGAACGTGTGCCGGTCAGATACTCCGTGTTTCCGTTGCGTGTCAAAGTGATGTGTAAGCAGAATTGCTTAGATCATACCAGGGGAGTAGAACCAGTGGCGGGGGGTTTCATTCTGTGATGACAGGCTCACTTCCTGATTATCAAAGCTAGAATATATTAAAGAGCACATGTACCAATTGGAATTAAGCGAGGCCAGAGGATCACCTGAACAAATTGACTTTCCGAATTATGAaaggatttaattaaaattaaaagggTATATTGTTtgtaattagaaaattcaatttgatcACGAGACCTTCCTGGAAGATCCCTCTTGATGGTGGTTCATCAGATCAAAATGCAATGCAACGGCGGAGGAGCAACAAGAGAGGAACGAATTAACCGGAAGACCTGGGGCAGAGAAAGAACCTTtgggaggatttttttgaaaaataattgtgtaAATAATGTTGTAATCCTTTGATCATTTTTAACGGCTGAAGAAAGTAGAATTCGACAGGTCTTCTACCTCAAAATCTTCAGAATAAAAGTGTTTAATCAGTCTCGAATGGTTCACAGAAAAAGAAACCGAAGTACGTTATTGACATACCACAAGAGtcttccaacaaaaaaaagcGTTCGTTGGCTGGCATTTGAGTCCAAGTCGGTTGTCGTCACCTTCTAATCTCGGTCATTACATCACTGTTACtacattgtttaaataattaccAACGTGACTGAGAGGATCAGCACCTCTATCTCAGCATCATTTCTCAGCAgatctttttatttcatttttcatttcattctgaTGCTTCTGAGGTCTCGGTCATCTACAGAAAATTCTATTCCCACGAATCTCGTGTTTACAAATAAACCCGAgacataataatgataatacaaACCGTTGGATGTGGACATTGGATGGCGGTATTGGCAGCACTGTACATTCGAACGCACCGTAGTACGAAATGTTCTGAAATAGTTTACATTTACCTTGAATATCACTCCGGGAATATTAATCTAGGGCCGTTTTCATAATCGTGAGTAATTACATATGTTCTCAGGACGGGAAATTGATCATTATTGCCGAGTAAAATAGGGAAAAAACGTTGTTGTTTGGAATTTGAGGTTATAAAGTGGAAATTACATCATGACAGAGTCTGACAATCACTTTATTTTAAAGTTCTGTTTATTTATTGGATAATTGGTGTTTTCATAGGATTAAGATGAAGTGGGTGTCGAGACAAATTGCTCTTCCACTTGCGATTGGAATCTCGTTGACTGGCGTTTGTGTTGGAGTGTTGTACTTGTTGTACAAACAGGTGAGactaagaaaataaattaacttCAAAAAATACTCTAATTTTCAATCGCCGATTGCTCGCGATTGGCAGAGTAAAAgtagatgatttttatttcatttcaaagATACTTCTTGTcctttgaaatgaattttgattCATTCATATTGCTTCATTTTTTCGAGAGATATCGAGGATTGAATGTGGTTCGGATGACCGCCTCTCGAATTTCAAGTAACATATACataaatcgttttcttctttTTACAAGGACGACGAGGATCAGAAAAGGATACGATCACGTCCCAGGAAGCTCCTCCGAACGGTAGAACTGAAAGTGCCGAAGTCATCAGTCCCCGTGATAATAGGTCGTGGTGGAAGCACAGTGAAGGACATCCAGAGCAAGACCTCCACGAAAATTCACTTCAGTGATGATGGGCTACTCGAAGCCGAGCGAATCTGCTACATCCGAGGGACCATAGAGGAGACTAGGCTCGCAGAGCAGCTGATCCAGACTATCATTGATAATCAACCTGTGATCGAGGTGTACGAAATGCTCGTACCCCACAAATTCTGCACCGGTCTACTTATTAATAGGAGAGTGGAAGTTATCCAGTCTAGCAGCAATGCTAAAATTATTATGGAGAAAGCATACTCTCGTGATCGAAGTATtcacatttattatttcttgATCTAGGGGATTTCAATGATGGTATGTAATTGTATTTGAAATTCTGTTGTAGACGCCAACAGGCGAGTGATTATAAAAGGAACTGCCGAACAAATTGCAACAGCTCTGACTGAAATCCAAGAtgaacttgaaaatttccaggACATGGAGGAGAAAATCAAGCTGGGACAATATTTACGAACTCCAAGGGGAAAAATATCTCCCAGAAATACTGCCACTGCTGCTGAAACCAATGATAGTGTAGGGGTCCCTGAAGATTCTTCTGAACTTCATggtaaatcatttaaaaaaagttcatgttcttaaaattttttttactttcatttttcttcattcactatttttactcttcattttgctatttttgttgtctTCTGAATTTAGAttctttgaataaaatatatgaCATATTCCAGAAGGGTTGAAAGAAGTTTACGTAAGTGCTACAGAATCTCCAAGTGAATTCTGGGTGCAAGTGGTGGGACCTGGTACGCTGGCACTCGATGATCTAGTCAAATCTATGACTGAGTATTACAAGGAGGAGGAGAGTCGAGAGCTTCATACTCTCATTCAcgtaagaataaaataattgttctgttattaaaaaatttgttgtgcCCATGCAAGCACTGATTTGacatcaaacaattaaattttaattattaagtcACAGAACGAACTGTCATTTAATACCAATAACGACGAAACTGATGTTTCCTCTGACGCAGATTTCCGAGGGTGAAACAGTAGCTGCTAAATTTGCCTTCGATAACTGCTGGTACCGTGCGGAGATCACATCATTCATGGGAAATGGCCAGTACGAGGTATTCTTCCTCGACTATGGTGATCGCACTGTGATAAATTGCCTTGATATCCTGGAGCTTCGAACAGACTTCCTGAGCCTTCGTTTCCAGGCCATTGAATTCTCACTGGCCAATGTCAAACCCAGGTAAGTGAACAACCTCTACGATATGTTTTTTactaaaaatctcaaaattgcCCCGGGGCTCATACTTAACCCGAGTGTTATCGTCAgttctatcaattttattcTGGGTCAATATAATTAACACAaatataaatggaaaaataatgtctCATCAATTGCTCAGTTCACTGTCATCCATATTACTGGACTGGGATCCCCCAATGCCAGCTTCGCATGCCTCATGAAACAACTCAGGGTTCACCTGCTCCATGATCTTCCAGGCGAAGCTCTTGTTAATGTTCATGGCATTCTCCTCGCAATAAGTCAATCCAGCTCGTTTCAGGGCGTCACAATTGAACTCGTCAGCCATGAGAAGAAGTGACGCCACGTTCTCTGGTGTCAGTGTTTCGATGAGATTTCTCTCACACAGCTCTTTCAGACCTGTTGAGAATTTCCATTAGAACTTCCAGTATCTTTCTCATTATAGGGAACTTGCATATTATCCAGAGCACAGAAGACCTTGGGCACAATCTCTTTGGTTCACGTTTTGAATATTTACGAGTGAACAGAATCTCTGTCATTCTAATGTTGAAAGTTTTTCTAAAAATGTTCTGGATGTGTTGTAATGATTTATACTtcagataaaataaatacagaGAATATGCAAGTTCTCTGTTGCTGAATTTCTCACCCTTCAGACGAAACCTTTCAGCGACAGACAGAAGTTGACTGGCAAGAGTATCTAAATTATCCAAGTGATCGGTGTAAATGTATCTCAATAACTCCCCAGCTAACTCATGCGAGAGATCTGTCAAGTCCAGGGTGTATTGATAGGGCATCTGAGGGGGATTAAATCAGTACCATCTTCTCTATTCTCGTAATGTCAATAAAACACTCGTGCAGAAGCATCTAAATAAGTCTAGAATAACGACACCCCaaaaaagcaaaaataattgtgataTATTGAGCGATATAAACGATATAAATGCGTTATTTAATGTTGAGGGTAACACTCAGTTGATAAAATCATGCCAGCTTTAGTATGAAATATTATGAAACGATCGCTTCAACTGGAAAATCTCATGCCACTTCATACATTCGTCTCATTCTTTTTGTTGTCCCTCTGTACTTGGTTGGAGCTTGGCTCGTTGTCATTTTCTACCATTGGTGCAATCATATTTGCTAGTATGTCACTTCTCGCTGCAATAACGCTTGCGTGCACTGGAATTTCCGTGTGTGCTGTGTTCCCACCGCAAATAAGCTTGGTATCTGCGGACTTGGGGTGCTTCAGTAGCCTCGCCATgtcctgaaaattaaattccagaagttcctcaatttattgaatttttattccgaTGAATCCGAGGGAATTGAGGGTATTGAAATTCTCCTCAAATCGTCACTACTGATAGTAGTAACCTGAATATTGTCAACGTCCCctgtgtgaattttttttgttgataaattttaaacTAGTTGTCCAGGGgctaattaaatttcggaaTAATTTTGTCAAGTGGTTCTTGGTGACAATGATCGGTTCAACTAATTTAAATCAACGAAATTCACCTGCGCCAGACTGTTCTTCTCAATTTCACACTGAATAATTTGTATTTTCACCATGACCGAGACCTCCCCAGTCTTCTTGTAATGGCGATCGACAATGGAGAGGTCTCTGTACCCCAGTGAAATAATATCCGATGTTGTTTTAAGCTCAAGAATTGTTCTGCTGACTTGGCAGTACTCCCAGTGATTGATATTTGCATTGAAAACAGCGAACTGAAATCGTATCTTAGCCTGTTCCACTTCTTCAATGGAACAACTGAGCATGTTCAGGCATAACACCACTGGATTTGTAATTCtcttccctgcaaacaaacgTTTAGTCAATGGATACTTGCTGATGCTAGCAATTTCCATAtgcaaattatttcaaaataattaaatattttcggaCGCAGGACTTGCCTTCTGGCCCCTTCCAGAACCTGATCGAGAGACTCCAGGTACTCCGTATTCCATTGACATTCAACTCGAATGGCGGACTGTCAATGGACGTCTTCTTGACAATAGTTttcttgtaattttttatcggcCATGAGTACTTGAAGACAATGTCGGAGACCGTTGGAACGAGCAGTTCCATATCGAGACAATCAGAGACACTCTACCACTGTTCTGTAACAGAGTTAATGATGCCCATTATTCCCCACATATGACAGCCTCGCTGCAAAAATGCGGTGAAGGTGGAAACATTCACTCGTGTTTTCAGtcatttcattcattaattaccGTATACAAGCCTGCGGTGATTGTGCTCGTGTTGTGATACACCTGGTAACGAGTGCAATCCTAACTTTGGAGGGAATTCATGTGGGGCAACTGGCACGCGGCGAATTAACCAACTTCATTTTCGTGCCTATCGCTGAAAGTGCCTGCACGATATTATTTCAGCTGGTGAATTAAAATTAGAGGGCTGTGAAAGGGGAGTGATCGTTacaatcattttttcacgCCAAGGACGTTCGTCCTGatgttctaataattttttattatacgcGATTATTCTTTcgtctttagaatttttttacttctaaaataaattgttaatttactTTAATTTCGTTTACTCTGTATCACTCGTTTCTATTTTATACAGAAAGTCCTtcgttggtatttttttttttattaacataaATGAATGATAGACggaaattttagaaatttctcgtattgttttggatttttatttcagaaaTGTTATTCATTAATGTAGGAACAATTTTGTCTTGTATGGTTGGAGTGGTCGTAAATCATTGTCCCATTTGCGATACTATTCAGCTGGCATGCCACCAAGAGATTCCACCGGTCTATCCCACCGTATTTCGAGAATTTCTCTGGTACCTCGAATGCATCAATTCACAATTTCAGAAGGATTGAGTGAATATGAATTACCAATCGCGTGTGCATCCTCCAAGAATCGATCGTAATTCTCGACATGTTAAAGTACTGTCCATTACCCCCTGGGGGTCGGGAACACCAGTCCTTGACTTACCTCGCGTGAAATTAACGATGATGAGTAATCGATAAATCAATCCAAGATTA of Diachasmimorpha longicaudata isolate KC_UGA_2023 chromosome 3, iyDiaLong2, whole genome shotgun sequence contains these proteins:
- the LOC135160343 gene encoding tudor and KH domain-containing protein homolog isoform X1, which codes for MKWVSRQIALPLAIGISLTGVCVGVLYLLYKQDDEDQKRIRSRPRKLLRTVELKVPKSSVPVIIGRGGSTVKDIQSKTSTKIHFSDDGLLEAERICYIRGTIEETRLAEQLIQTIIDNQPVIEVYEMLVPHKFCTGLLINRRVEVIQSSSNAKIIMEKAYSRDRNANRRVIIKGTAEQIATALTEIQDELENFQDMEEKIKLGQYLRTPRGKISPRNTATAAETNDSVGVPEDSSELHEGLKEVYVSATESPSEFWVQVVGPGTLALDDLVKSMTEYYKEEESRELHTLIHISEGETVAAKFAFDNCWYRAEITSFMGNGQYEVFFLDYGDRTVINCLDILELRTDFLSLRFQAIEFSLANVKPRDNDWSQEARDRFDELVHSTQWKVLIAKVRGFKERTSGRGTSRREGSPIPCVDLFDRNDGLDLNVGRQLVLENLAVPIEDIWSRASSTLSLSKPSQDSPTRPTTMRSPLPERAPNASNVILSEKLQSRVIEEIDLTTPKKLNLNVEEVDLVTPSKDISEKLISSEGQSQPYSNGEQHLSGERFHGNGNSQWNPKKAPIPAGYEDDDSGDDDSLEMF
- the LOC135160343 gene encoding tudor and KH domain-containing protein homolog isoform X2, which produces MKWVSRQIALPLAIGISLTGVCVGVLYLLYKQDDEDQKRIRSRPRKLLRTVELKVPKSSVPVIIGRGGSTVKDIQSKTSTKIHFSDDGLLEAERICYIRGTIEETRLAEQLIQTIIDNQPVIEVYEMLVPHKFCTGLLINRRVEVIQSSSNAKIIMEKAYSRDRNANRRVIIKGTAEQIATALTEIQDELENFQDMEEKIKLGQYLRTPRGKISPRNTATAAETNDSVGVPEDSSELHGLKEVYVSATESPSEFWVQVVGPGTLALDDLVKSMTEYYKEEESRELHTLIHISEGETVAAKFAFDNCWYRAEITSFMGNGQYEVFFLDYGDRTVINCLDILELRTDFLSLRFQAIEFSLANVKPRDNDWSQEARDRFDELVHSTQWKVLIAKVRGFKERTSGRGTSRREGSPIPCVDLFDRNDGLDLNVGRQLVLENLAVPIEDIWSRASSTLSLSKPSQDSPTRPTTMRSPLPERAPNASNVILSEKLQSRVIEEIDLTTPKKLNLNVEEVDLVTPSKDISEKLISSEGQSQPYSNGEQHLSGERFHGNGNSQWNPKKAPIPAGYEDDDSGDDDSLEMF
- the LOC135160350 gene encoding protein roadkill-like encodes the protein MELLVPTVSDIVFKYSWPIKNYKKTIVKKTSIDSPPFELNVNGIRSTWSLSIRFWKGPEGKRITNPVVLCLNMLSCSIEEVEQAKIRFQFAVFNANINHWEYCQVSRTILELKTTSDIISLGYRDLSIVDRHYKKTGEVSVMVKIQIIQCEIEKNSLAQDMARLLKHPKSADTKLICGGNTAHTEIPVHASVIAARSDILANMIAPMVENDNEPSSNQVQRDNKKNETNMPYQYTLDLTDLSHELAGELLRYIYTDHLDNLDTLASQLLSVAERFRLKGLKELCERNLIETLTPENVASLLLMADEFNCDALKRAGLTYCEENAMNINKSFAWKIMEQVNPELFHEACEAGIGGSQSSNMDDSELSN